The following is a genomic window from Petrotoga sp. 9PW.55.5.1.
GTATAGAAAGCAATGCCACAATTGCTCGTTCCATAATCAATTGCCAAGGTTTTCACTTTTTTAGGAGTTCCCATATTATATCGTTCTCCAATTCTACTATTGTATATTCTACACCATTGTTATCTAAAACTTCCTGGGCTTTCTCCATGTCTTTGTTAGAAATACAAACGATGGGAGCACATGCTTTCAAAACACTTTTAGGGGATGGAAATATTTTGCAAAAAACCCTTTGTTCTTTTAATATCTCTTTGATTTCCAAAACACTCGAGTTTTTGTTGAGAATTACAGTATTCAGTTCAAATGTTGTTCTTAAATCATTTTGCACTTTATACCCCTCTTGCTCCAACTTCTGAGAAATTTCCTTTTAATAGGTCTATTAATTCTCGTGTATCTAAATTTTCATAGAATTTTATTATGTGTTTTAATATCCAATTGTCCAAAATATTTTCTTCGAAATTAGCACTTTCTCTGAGTTTTTTTAAACTGAATGTATCTATTATCTGAAGATCATCTTTGTATTTTTTAACTAATTGAGCATCTTCTAACACGTTTAAAACAGTTTGAGAAAAATCATCATCCCCTTCAAAAAGGCTATCATAGATTTCTTTAGTATTATAATGTCCTTCCTGTATAAAATCATATGTATTTTTTAAAATTTTAAAAGAGGGATATTTTTTTGAATATTCGTATAATAATTTAACTCTAAAACGATTATTATAGGCTAATATTATCGTTACTTTTTGATTCTTTTTCATCCAAGTAGAAACCAAATCTAAAAATTCTATGTCTGTTTTAGGTACATCTGTTATGATTAATGTAGGAGGAAACTTTTTAACTTCAAAAGCTATTCCGTTATTAGAGAAAGATGTTATGTAGAAATTGGCATTTTCGTTTTTAAACTTATCCCTAGCAATTAACTTTTCTCGATAGCTCATAGAATGATTGAAGAATTTTATTTCATGTTCAGATACGTTTAATTTTAGATCGAGGAGTTTTGCAAGCGATTTTTGTCTTTCAGAATTATCAAGAACCAGAACTTTGCTATTTTTATCGTTTGAGTAATCATTCAAAAGTTTTAAAATATTGTTGTTTTCTCGTATTACTTCAAATGCATTATTTTTTGAAAATGATGTAAGAATTTTATAACCTGAAGCTCTTAAATATTCTTTTAGATTTTCATTGTAAATAGTACCAAAGATACCCACATGATTTCTTTGCAGTATATATCTTCTGAATTTTTGATAATAACTTATTTTTTTTATTACAGGATGAAAAAGAGAATAAAAAGGTTCATCTATAATAATTTCAGCGTTAAAAGAATCGAAAATTTTTAAATTCTTTGCAAATTTAGGTACAGTAACAAAAACAACTTTATGGTCGTTGATAGCATTTTGATCTAATATATAGTTGTTATCAAAATACAAAAATTCTTCGGGAAAATAAGCGCTAATTATTTTATAAATATGTTCTAACAAGCTATTAGTAGCTGAAACAACAACAACTTTTTCTTTGTTTTTTAAGCAGATAAATATTTTACTGAGAATAGTATCGTTTTTTATTTTACTGGGCAGAAACATAGCTACTTTATTTTTAGTCAAGTTTTCGTTCAAGACATTTATATTTGTCACTCTGCTCAATTCATTTTTTAAAATTCCATCAACAAAGTATTTTTGTTGAATATCTTCTGATTGAAAGCTTTTTTCAATTTTCAAATCTTGAACATAAAATTTGATATAACTATTTTTCAAATTATAAGAGTTTTCTATTCTAAAAGTTCCAGCAAGATCCAAAGGAAATCCTCTTTTTTTATCTGGAATTAATTCCTTTAAGTAGTGTCCTAAATCGTATCCTAAAACGTCTATCATTAAAGAATCTTTATTTAGAGTTCCTGAAAAATTTTGGAATCCATTACTGAAAAACTTAAGGTTTTCAAGTTTACCGTTTCTAATCAAAAAAACTGGTTCTGTATTTCCATGGCCAAAAGGTTCTAACTTTTCTATATCGTCAAACATCCCATCCCAGATCTTGTCTATTTCCATATCGATGTCTAATGTAAAAGATAGTTTTTTATCACCGTATATATCTTTGTAGACTTTGTTAATAGATTCTCTCAATTTATCTATGTTTTTAGAAAAAAGTGAAAATCCTGCTGCAAATTTATGCCCACCGAATTCTTCAAAAATGTTATTTTCATTAACTTTTAAAAAGAGATCCATTAAATCTATACCTTGAGGACTTCTTCCAGAACCCTTACAGTACTCACCATTTTTTGAAATCATCAAAACAGGTTTATTAAATTGAGCTGAAAGTTTTGAAGCAACGATTCCAAGAACTCCCAAATGCCAATTTTCTCCACCTAATACTAAAACGGGATTCGTTTTGTATGTTGGGTATAAATCCAGCAAACTCATCGCATAGAGATATATTTCTTTCTCTGTACTTTGTCTTCTTGAATTTAATTTTAGCAGTTCAGAAACAGCCTTTTTTAATCTTTCATCATCTTCTTCAGTCAATAATTTAAAGGCAGCATAAGCATCAGCCATTCTTCCGGCGGCATTAATTTTAGGAGCGATTTTGAAAGTAATTGTGCGGGAATTTATTTCTGATTCTACTATCTTTAATTCATCTAATAGGTATTTTATGCCTTTTGAAGGATTTGATTTTAACTTTTCGATTCCTAATTTTACAAAATATCGATTTTCTGATAATATAGGTACAATATCAGCGATTGTTCCTAAAGCAACAAGGTCTATATATTCATATGGATCTAAAGTATTATCGAAGTTCTTGAACAAAGCTTGAAGGAGCTTGAAAGTAACTCCCACACCCGCTAAATCTTTGAAAGGATAGTTGTCATCTTTTCTTTTTGGGTTTAGTATAGCATCAGCTTTAGGAAGGGTATCTTGTGGAAGGTGATGATCAGTAACAATAACTTTCATTCCTAATTTTTTTGCATAATCTATCTCTTTTAATGAGGTTATACCACAATCTACTGTGATTATATTTTGAAATCCCTTATTTTTTAGTTCATGCAAAGCATTTTCATTTAAACTGTAGCCTTCCTCTATTCTGGAAGGAATGTAAACAGTTACCTCGAACCCTAAATTTCTTAAACCTAAATACAATACAGAAGAAGAAGTTACCCCGTCAACATCATAATCACCAAATATGGCGACCTTTTCTTTTTTTTCTTTTACCTCTTTAAGAATATCCAATGCTTTATCCATATCTTTCATAATCAATGGGTCAAAATTTTCTGACTCCGGACGGTTTAAAAAAATATCAGCTTCTTCTGGATCTGTTATATTTCTAGAAACTAATAACTTTGATAGGAAACCAGAGATTCCCAACGTTTTTTCAAGATTTTTTGCGAGCAGATTCTTTTTTTTTATAATAAACATCTCTCTGGTCCCAAAAAACCTTCCAGTTATTCTCCATATTAAATTTCTCCCTTCTCTTATTTTTTTCTTTATATATATTATACATTAATAGCTCTAAAATAATAAATAATTAAACAAAACATGTATGTGAACATTCACAAAGATAATAAAATAATGTATAATATTCGGGAATGAACGAATCAAGTAAAAGGAGATATTTTTTCATGAAGAAAATTTTCATTATTTTATTAATTTTTTTGTTTCCTATTTTAGCTTGGACACTTACTCTTGAAGAAATAGAAAATTTATCAAAAAATACTGCTACCTTAAATTTATCTTGGGAGTATTTTCTAGAATATTTAATTGAAAATCCATCTGATGAAAGAATTTCTGAAGTTGGTGCACTAATATCTGCTAAAATTAATTTGTACAACAAATATAATCTTTTTAAGTTCGCTAATTATATCGTCAGTGAAGATATTAAAAACTTTTGTATAAATTTAGGGGTACTTAATACGTCTTTCAAAATCCCTCAAGAAGACACACAGAAAATTCTTTTCATATTTCCACAGATTCCACATATTATAGAAGAAATATTTTTAATAGGCGCCTTTAATGAACCTTCGTATAAGTATTTATATAAACTAGATGATTTGCAAAACTATATAAAAGTAAATTCTTTTGAAGTATTTATCAAATCGATAATTGAAAAATCTTTATCTTCTCCAGTTTTTTTTGATGAAGATATAGAAAAGTTTATTGAGACATTTATTCCGAAAAACAATTATGGTTTATTTGAACAGTTTATTTTGAGCAGTACTTATTTAGTTGAAGAAGATAAATATTTAGGAGCTTATAAATTACTTACTTTTTTAAAAAAACACAATGCCATAAATCAATCTCTGATAACGTTCACTCAGTTGGAAGAATATTTTCTTATAAAACAAAGGTTGAGTTCATTAACTGAAGGAGTTTTTTTTGTTGAAAAACAACAATTGTCATCTTTTATACTTGAAATTTATGAAATCGCTTTTGATCTAAATAAGTTATCTATAGAAAAAAATCTTTTGTATAATCTATTTTATCCATTATTAAAAACCCTGAACTCCAAATTAGAAAACTTACAGGAAAAAGTTCCCATCTATATTGAAGATATTAACCAAGATATAGATAGCCTAGCCTTTTCTTTCAATGAACAAATAAATGGTGAATTATTAAAATTGCAAATGAATATTAATAGAATAGAAAATTTACCGATGAAAACAGAAGATAAAGATAATAACAAAGATATAGAAGCTACCCCTGTGGAAAAAGAAAGTAATTTTTATTATATATTTGTACCAATTTTCGCGGGAGTGTTGTTTATTTTTCTGTTTTTTGAAATCTTTCCCACCTATTCAAAAATAAACTTTCTCTGTAATATCAAAATGGGAAACTATGCCGTACATTTGTCTGAAAAACTGGTAATGAAAAATCCTGATGATTATAGAAGTTATCT
Proteins encoded in this region:
- the recJ gene encoding single-stranded-DNA-specific exonuclease RecJ, with the translated sequence MFIIKKKNLLAKNLEKTLGISGFLSKLLVSRNITDPEEADIFLNRPESENFDPLIMKDMDKALDILKEVKEKKEKVAIFGDYDVDGVTSSSVLYLGLRNLGFEVTVYIPSRIEEGYSLNENALHELKNKGFQNIITVDCGITSLKEIDYAKKLGMKVIVTDHHLPQDTLPKADAILNPKRKDDNYPFKDLAGVGVTFKLLQALFKNFDNTLDPYEYIDLVALGTIADIVPILSENRYFVKLGIEKLKSNPSKGIKYLLDELKIVESEINSRTITFKIAPKINAAGRMADAYAAFKLLTEEDDERLKKAVSELLKLNSRRQSTEKEIYLYAMSLLDLYPTYKTNPVLVLGGENWHLGVLGIVASKLSAQFNKPVLMISKNGEYCKGSGRSPQGIDLMDLFLKVNENNIFEEFGGHKFAAGFSLFSKNIDKLRESINKVYKDIYGDKKLSFTLDIDMEIDKIWDGMFDDIEKLEPFGHGNTEPVFLIRNGKLENLKFFSNGFQNFSGTLNKDSLMIDVLGYDLGHYLKELIPDKKRGFPLDLAGTFRIENSYNLKNSYIKFYVQDLKIEKSFQSEDIQQKYFVDGILKNELSRVTNINVLNENLTKNKVAMFLPSKIKNDTILSKIFICLKNKEKVVVVSATNSLLEHIYKIISAYFPEEFLYFDNNYILDQNAINDHKVVFVTVPKFAKNLKIFDSFNAEIIIDEPFYSLFHPVIKKISYYQKFRRYILQRNHVGIFGTIYNENLKEYLRASGYKILTSFSKNNAFEVIRENNNILKLLNDYSNDKNSKVLVLDNSERQKSLAKLLDLKLNVSEHEIKFFNHSMSYREKLIARDKFKNENANFYITSFSNNGIAFEVKKFPPTLIITDVPKTDIEFLDLVSTWMKKNQKVTIILAYNNRFRVKLLYEYSKKYPSFKILKNTYDFIQEGHYNTKEIYDSLFEGDDDFSQTVLNVLEDAQLVKKYKDDLQIIDTFSLKKLRESANFEENILDNWILKHIIKFYENLDTRELIDLLKGNFSEVGARGV
- a CDS encoding putative Se/S carrier-like protein: MQNDLRTTFELNTVILNKNSSVLEIKEILKEQRVFCKIFPSPKSVLKACAPIVCISNKDMEKAQEVLDNNGVEYTIVELENDIIWELLKK